The region AGACTGAGATGTTGGCCTCCAGAACAGCTTAAACACTCTTTGGCATCGAGTCTCTGAAACTCTCCTGGGGGGATGAGCACTTTTCTTCCAAAAGACGtcattttcacactcatcaAACAATTCAGTGGCCTCTCGTGCCCTGTAGCATCTGGATTCATTatgttttcctttaatatgtcacctgtctgtgtatATAAGTTTGAGATGTTTATGGGACTTGTCACTATCACTTTTGGTTAGCTGTTGAGCAGAGAGACTGCAGTGGTGAGGAAGGGTTTGAGATGTAGTGCTGGTTCTAACAGAACAGTATGTTTTCTGAGGGGATTTTCAGGGACCTGTGGTTACTTGGGTGGATGAGTGAGATCATTGATGTTCAGTAACACAGACCTGCCCCAGTGATTCTTTTCTACCACAGGGGCATGTCCCTATTTGCCTCATTTGGGTTACACTTACAGTGACTGTTAGAGACTGTGCTCACCACTGTGTGCTACTGTTACCCACAATTCAATGTAACTTACAGACAGTAGTAACTAGTTGAAAATGAAATTGGTGACGATGTCTGTGTGATGGTAATACTGTATCTTAAAGGAATATATTTGTTTGAATGGAAACATTTAGCAGGTTCCTAAACATATCTGTGCAATGAAAAATGgattataaaaaaacaacttgctTACTTTTTGAAAAAGTACCCTGAGATTTCTATTGCAAATATCAACCCAAAAAAGAcaccagaaacagaaaacattttaacatttttattattaaaatattcacCTACAAAAATGGCCTATAAACACTATTTACAGAATAGCGAGCAGTGATGCCTGCTAAGACACAAAGAAAGatattttacacagaaaacactgtgTACCATTgtcagaggaagagatgaattTATGGGGTGGggtgaaaatattaatttcccATTTTCTTTATAAGGAGATCATGGTGATTGTCAAAGGGATAAAAGATCGGGACTTGGAACAATCTACAGTTATTTCCCTGAGGGACAAACCTGCAGCtgaatcacaaataaaaacctcTCCTAATGTGTCAGCGTGGACATGGAAATGAGGTATATAAGGTCTCTGATGCAGTGCAGTGGACTGCTTATcgttaatatttttgtttgtatgtgtttttattacaaatcAGTCATCAAACATcgtaaatgataaatgatttgggacatttttcatttgattgattgaagtCCTTTCATAGAGCTTGGAGCTACAAACACAGCTCCCAGAAATAAACTACATGTAACCTTATTTTCAGTTGTGTGATGATCTGTTTCTGTAATGTTACAGTGCGTTGTGACAGGGTTTCTCAGCACAAAATGACCATAATTAGTTACTTCAAGTACATTATAAACACCAAAATTGAAGTTAGGAGGTTTTTTCACATGACAGCGACGACAGTCCTTTAATCAGTTTCCAAGTGCTctagaaaaaagaagaagaagaagaaatgactCAGTTTTAGGATAATTGTTGAAAATGTGATCCACTACAGTAACAACCTAAATAAATGGTTAGAATCAGTTAAGTGTGATGAGGAAACATTTTACTACAAAAATTAACTGTGTTAATTGACTgtgttaaagaaaacaaaccttTATTGTTCTTTGTTTGTTCTTCTGACTGTTAAGAAAGTTAATATCAGTGTGTGAGAAGAATTGCATTGGtttatttgctaaaaaaaaccccccaaaaaccCGTGATCTTTGTCCAGACAACTTTATGAACTTACTCTGACTTTTCTTGGGAAGCGGCAGTTCACAAACCTCTCGATAACAAACATCCTGTTGCACTCTATATGTCCTTTTGTACCTGTAAAGAATAAAACATCCTCATCTGTTTGAGCCATTAGGTTATAAGTCACGATCAGTATCAGCATGCAAAGCTTGATAAGACTTACAGATAATGGTACACTCCACCCTCCCAGACAGGCACGCTTTTTGTTTCGGATAAGAGACGGGTACATGGATGTGGCACTCGCTGGCACACTGCAAAGAGCAGTCACACAACATGCAGTATGAATGTTTTAAGTATCGTCAGCAAGGAAAAGTCTGCTGGATGGTTTAGGAGTCACGTGGGATGGAACTGGGCTCTTGTCTCTGGCTGATGGATGGTTTTAGGAAAGGAATGTTTAAACAATCTGACGCTGGATGTTTAGGTGAAGAAAAGGACTCGAGAGGAACAAGGGTATGTCCAGTGTCCTCTCATGTATATGCAGCTTCATCAACATCTAGTTATTAGTGAAAGTGCTGTGTTTCACTgtgcttttcactgttttactgAGTttgggaggaggggtgggggggtggggggtgttgGGTTTTAGGCTGAATGCCATAGAATGTATTCCCTAGTGAATGTGACTGTTGCTGCACAGCAATCACAATGTTGTCCTGCAAACTTCTTTTAATTATTCCTCAGGGCCTTGTATGATTAAGCTATTCCTGAAAACTAGATATTTAAAGACACTTGTGTTACACATCTCCTATAATTTTAATTCCAACAAGACATTAAattcaaagtcaaagtcaaattgTGCATTATTCTTTGTAGATGGGTGTTACACCTTTTTAAGTTAGGACCCttattaagttttaaaaacaactctatacacctccattgtattgtattgtgtataCAGTGCAAACTCCACAGATATTTCAAAATGCTCAGTATTGCAGACTGATCCATTATATATAAGCATATTATGATGACATACATAAAGTTAAATGGCTTGATGCACTCACTCACATTGCATCCATAACACAGCCAGcctcaaaatgttttcatatgaTTATAAAGTCATCCAAAAATCATTTCAATTGGCATCAATGCACAAAGCAATAACTGTTTTTCTAATTTGTCTGATAATATattaattttgttgttgtttttcatacGGACTGGGAGGTCTATAACTGTTTGAAAATATCTAGATTCCTTTATGGAAATTGCTTGCTGCAGCAGATATATCACCACTACAGTGAGACTCAGAGAGGATGTAATAATAGTTGATTAGGTTGTTTTACATGAGATGCTGGATGACCTGTTTACTGAACTGAGAAAAACATGATGATCTAATATCATCTATAATGATCTATATGAATACATTCTTGCTGGCCAAGaagaaattatgttttagtAATGCTTCTAATTTAAGGATGTGTCCATGCACTCATATTAATAGCATATAATCAATTACTTTGATAATGTAAACATGTGCTTCCATGTTCATTAACTTCAATAAAGCACTGTAGACTGTAGATAATGCATTCCTTCTCGCTGTCCTCCATAGGATTCAGTAGTAATGGTCAAAAGATTTTTCCCATTTCAGCCTGTCATTACAAGAGCTTGAGTCACAACTGTTGAGGGATTTGACTGTGAATTCATTTTATGACCTCATGAGCTATTTTAACTTTACtacttttaaagaaaatatcatTTTCAAGTGGAAAAACTTACAACAAACAAAGACATTGTCTGATACAATATTGCTGCCTCATACAGAATGCAGGATGTTCTTTAATACGCGCCCCAgaacattaaaaagaaacactgaGTTATAAATGTGACACTGGGCccctgaaaaaaaaggaaggagagtGGTGCAGTGCAAATAATATGGTGCTTTGTGCCTTCAGTGTCACTGTATTCATGTCGTACATTCATGCCCTGAAGCCTATAAGTTAAACAAGTCCATTCATAAATGTCAAAGGGGTCAACTGTCAGTGGAGCATGTTTCCTGCTTTCAAGAAACCAGGGGGTCTATACATAGCTCAGTGCTCTCGCTCTGTCAGGTTACATTACGAAAAGCAAATCTAACATATAGATTGTAGCATAAATTCACACCCTGAGATGCTAAAGTTACATTGAGAGAAAGCAATGTTAAAACCCTTGggaacacacaaacaggagTGCTAATCCTGCACTGACATGACGTCCAGCTGCCAATCTTTCACCAAAATCTCTTTGGAGAAGCAGGGAAACACTGAGTGGGCATGAATGCTGCCATTCAATTTATggcttttaaaaaggttttcacTTGACATCAAGCATTAAAttatccatccattttctataCCATTTATGCTATTCCAGTATGTATTTTAGGATTTACTAATTACCCACATGTCTTTGGACTCTGGGAGAAATGCCTCATAGAGTTggagagaacatgcaaactccacatgAAAACAAAGGAACTTCTTTCTGAGAGGAGACAATGCTAATCACTGAGCCATTGTGCcatcaaacattaaaatttcTATCATAGGATTGGGCCATTGATAAAATACTAAGGACAGTATCAGTGGTGTTCTAATGGCCATGTGGATCTGTCGGTCGGTCCACCACTCTgctccagactaaaatatctgaGCATTTAtcggatggattgctatgaaattttgtacagacattcatggtttccagaCAGTGAAACTTAATGATCCCCTGACtcttcctctagcgccaccatgaggttgacaaaTGAGGTTTTGAGTGAAAATACAACAATTGGGTGAATTATGAAATTTTGTCCAATAATTCGGTTTATGACCCAAAACCAGCAAAACTATAGGAATACCCATCAGCCTGTACTTTGTtttcagtgctaattagcagttgctagcatgctaacacactgatctcagatggtgaacatggtaaacattgtaCTTGCTACacatcagcatgtcagcattgtcattgtaagcatgttagcaagctgatgttagcatttactTTAAAGACAAAGCTTCTACCATTGCTATAGACTCTTGTTAAGACACACAAGGCTTTATTGTTAACATTTACATGCGCAGGGCTGCCAAGTTTTGACTTCAGTTTGGAGTGAGATTTGTTCcggatttttttttgcatgtttgatatACACTCcacatattacacatatttttcttaaaaatatagGATGAGAAAGATTTATGTCCTCCCCCAGgaaaaaattgtaatttaaaacaaatttctacaccacctaacctcttggattcagtcaagaaacagccatctgcactagtctagataaGTTAGATTGATGGTGCTATGAAAAtcaagaatgcatcaagaacagtgtataattgggtggatcaggacaggaaatgattattagaagtgtgtctatttcatatttgaaattatattgaTAAAgcattatgtagcctaaaatggtaGCAAGTTACCTAAAAACCTGTTAGCCTGTTGGGAATCAAGAGAAAGTTTCAgagtgacagagacacagagcgtCCTCgtaaccatagtaactcactctcactcctgcttgtgtgtgcacggcgtgagaggagagggagagatgctgctgctgccagaagagctgctgactgagattactctgaCCAGCATGCATGAGAATACATCACAATATAATAGATTTATGTATATTTCTTGCTTTCCTTCACGGTACTGCTGTtgcgctgtgctgctctgtcttgtctgtccgTGTGCTGTCAGTGTCTTCTTTTCATGCCGTGACGTTATCacttatgaatttgtttttcactgcatgAGAAAATGGATGTGTGGCGTGAGAACGTGTGATAAGTGTCAACTGCGTGAGTCTCACGGTCAATGTGTGAGAGTTGGCAGCCCTTCATGCGTGTACCCCGCCTCTCACTCAATACCAGATGGGATAAGCCCTAGCGCTCATGACACTGCTAAGGATGAGCAGGTATAAATAGTGGACAGATGGATTTACATGGATGTTACTGACTTCACTTGTAGAGCTGGCGTTTTAGACAAAAATCTCCCAAGAGAAACCTTGTGTTTAAAATCCTCCTTCACACATTCTAAAAACATCAACAGGATGCATGACTATCAAGTATATTTGTTCAAAAAGCAGCCCATTTTCACTGAGGCctccctgtgtgtatgtgtatgtgtggataGGAGGCACATTAACTTACCCAGTTCACACTGTCTGCCTTTGAACCCCGCTGCGCAGTCGCAGACGAAGGAGTTGCCTCCGTTCACACATGTACCCCCGTTCTGGCAGGGCAGACTGCGGCAGTCCTGGGGCAACTCTGAAAGACAACAGCTGCCATCAACATCCACAGTACAGAGTGAGTCTGGGTCTCAGGTTTCAGGCCCACAACTCCACATTATCTACAGCTGATATCATATGTTGATAGCCTCTAGCTCTTTCACTTCCCCTTGTTATACCACTCTGCTTTCCTGAATgttatgtctttttctttcaaggTTTGTATCTTCAATGCAAAACACCTACCAGGCTTCGTTCTTAAACCTTCCTCTTGAATCTCTAGTGCAAGgctgattttgtttgttgtctcttCCATCCTCTCTAATCTAATTGGTGGCTCAGGTTCTGCAAGGCAAAACATTTCCTctcataaatcagcataaaaatacaaaatgaatgaCAGACGGCAGGGTGACTCCAGCGAAACTGGGATGTGGTACTAAACAAGAAAAGGTTTTGTGCACGTTCTTCAGCCtgaaacaatgaaacacaaCATTACTGATATGACAGTATGattaaaatcacatcacatgacatcatggGCGTAATGGGCAGAACAATCCTACAGAAAGGAAGCTTACTCTCTAGAGGGCAAGATAACATCTGcaaaactgtttttctgtttaggCTATAGGCTATAAACCTCTGCACTGGAATGCATTATGTTACAGCAATACAgtacaaaaaaagataatataaaaattaaaagacTTGTCTCGCTTTATCAACAGCTGCTAGATAAAGCGGACAACGTGTGTCAGATAAAGTTGGTCTGTTTGTGCGATGGCAGAGTCCAGTTTACATTAGAAGACCCCCTATATTTCATCTAGACAGGCTATGGTTAGGACCACATGCTTCCAGGACCATGGCCTAAGTTATTCCATCTGCATTAAGGTAAGCAATTAAGCAAAAAAGATGTTTGGACATCTTGAGCAAATCAGGACTGTTTCAATGTGTTGGTGTAGCATGTTAGTTTAATAGATGTCAGAGTAATACAATATCATCCTGCTGAATTCATCTGACCTTAGAAGCAGAATAAATTGCTTTATTAGGTAGTTATGTTAAATAATAACATGCCAGTGTTACATTTCGAGATGAAACAGTTATTATGTTATACTGTCTCGGCACTAAATGTTTATCACATGGTTGTTTCCACTTGTACTTACTAGTACGATGTCGAATGACTTTTCTTGGCAAGTGAGTGAACTTAGCTGTTATCTTTCCCCTCCTGTCAATTAGTTCTGTGTATCTGCAACATAGAAAACATTGCTATCTGCTTAGCATCAACAAACTCctattattgtatgttttttatgaCTGCTTAATAATCGTCAAGCTCCTACTAGTACCTGGGCAGTTCCTCTGAattctctgtttctgctgtacCTCCCAGGTCCTGAGATGTCTGAGACGGAGTAGGAATGCGTCTGACCTGACTCCCCTGTCCCGTCACTGTTGGCCTCTCTCTTCTCGCTGATCTGGCCTCCATTGGCACTGGGTCAAAGGAAATGTATTAagaatgtgttttaaaaatagtattttttttgtatccCCCAAAATTCTACCTTAATATGCTTGTTTTGTGTTCCACCTTAAGGAACAAAGACACTCACAGGTACTAAAGGCCAAGTGTTGAGGCGTGCTGTGGATCTGTTCCTTCCCTGCGTTCTTGACAGATGTGAGAGCCACATAGTAGTGCTGTCCTGGCGTCAGTTCACGGAGGGTGTATGATCCTAATTTCCCGTTGGGCAGGAAGCGACTCCTGGTATTCAGCCCTCGGGTCACGTTGACCACAAAGCCATCTGGGATGTTTCTAGGGTGGCGGCTCCAGGTGATCAGTGCTGAGTTAGTGGTCACATGTGACAGAGATAGGTTCTGCGGGGGAAGAGGCCCTGGGGGAAACACATGTAGATTCTCACAGATTGTTGCATGAGTAGCATAGAGATATTATTtctgctttgatttgatttgccTTAAATTGGAGCTGTCTCAGACTAAAGCATTTCTTTCCTAACTTTATCTGCATAGATTCTTTAAACATTATGTCATATTGTTGTGCTATGACCTAAAATATCTTTGTTGGCTGGACTTGAATGCTGCCAATTCACTAGATCTCCAATCACAGGACTGCCTCATCTGAACAAAAACTactaacaaaaaaacaaaaacttaataTAGAAAAACCTGAACTATTGCAttgacaatatatttttttgttggttAGTTGGAGACTTTATTGTTCATGCTGCGAAAAATTGTCTTTGGCTTCACCACATAGTGTTAAAAACAATACAGGACAATGATGAGGACGACCAGCAGAGACACAGtatcaacaaacaacatgatttaaaatacataaatacagtacaaataaaaataaagtgtgataaaatataattttggaTTTTTGTGAAATTTGAAGTAGGCTATACATTGAGGATCCTAATTGCAGATGCCAAGAATGACTTCCTGTAAACATTTTTGTGCTCTTATTTGTCTGTAGCACCTTATCGAGGGCTATGAAACTCAAACTGAGGAAGCTTTACTCTTtatatttaattcatatttCTTATTTGCACATTTACAATTCTCTGCTATTTCAATATATAATATTCAGATTTCAATACCACATGACCACATTGAAGAATAACTTTccactcattttttttcttttactcatATACACATCAACTATAAAAGCTTTGTATTTGGGTTACAATTGTTTCTAAATGTATCAATGACACATGCAAGGTATTTTTAATGTACTTACAACTACATTTAATTGTGTTGGTATTCAGCCTTTCATAGATTGTTACTCCAACTAAAACTTTAAGGTTTTAAGTAAAATCTCGGTTGACTAGAAGCCACTAAACTGTGTTAATTGAAtaaacagtcaaaagtttttacatcaaatacatacaaattCAATGGTGATGTCCAGAGAAGATTTTTTAAGATAAGTAATATGATCATATGTTAAAAGAAATGTTAATATACTAGCATCTAACTGGGCATCCACGGTTAGTATTGTTGCAGGCTCTCAAACGTTATACATACAGTTGAAGTGACCGTTGAATAGTGCAACCTACTTGTCCAGAACTGCAGCGGTCCAGCTGAGTGGCTTGTAGAGGGAAACTCGTCAGGTCTGATTCCACTTTGAGTCAAAACATCCACTGTGTACATATGAGCTGGAAGTAAAGAACTGGGGAGCAGAAAGAGGAACACGAAAATTTCACAACAGTAAACAGAGCATGACACCTGACCTCATCATCCTTATATAATGTTTGGAGCCTAGTAAGAGTGATGAAATACTGTCCTCTGGTGGTTGAAAGGTATACTACCCAAAGCACTTCAACAGCACCATTCAGTGGACACAAAGGATGCTGCatgtctgtaaatgtaaattctgGGTTATCTTTTTTAGTCTTTTGTAGCAAAGTGCAGAACCTGACCTGAAGGTGTACTCGGTGGTGCTCGTGTTGAGCACGGCGGTTTGAGCCTCGCTCCCATCTGAAGGCAAAAGAGACACGTGTACCCGGCTGACTGCTGCGTGACGAGCTGCCTGAACCAACCAACGCAGCCAAACCTGAGAGGAAGACACATTCACCACCTGCAGCTGCTCCACCCGCCGTGGTCCTAGCACAGAAACACGCACTTACATGGAAATTCACACAAGCATGCATTCAAACTCATGAGGTTGAAAAACTTCTCCAGGAGCCTTCTACTCCTGCATTAAAGAGCATGCTCACTGGTGCGTATAAGTGCGGTGGCAGGCTGGCTCATGTCGTTGCTTTTGATGGAGATGGTGGAGATGTTGTACAGCTGACCGGGCACCAGGCCTCGCATGACGTGGGTGGACTGCTGCCTGTCCAGGTAGTCGGTTTTGCGATTGGTCCGGCCCAGGGGAGCATAGGTGACAGCAAATCCGCTGACCAGGCTTTGGGAGGGCTCCGGCTCATCCCAGCGCAGCTCCACCTCGTTCTCCTCCACACGGAGCACGTGGAGACCGGAGGGAGGCAACAGGTCTGGGAACAGTGGCAACCTCACATGTCTAATCCATACATTGAATAATTAAAAAGTTGTCTTTGCAATACAGAGGATGAGCTACAGAATATGGGATGACAAATGACTGATTGAGCGGGACACTGATGACTCTGACTGACCTTTCTCGCAGTCTTTGCCTGTGTGTCCTACTTTGCAATCACAGTTGTAGTTCCCTCTCCTGTCACTCCTGCAGACGCCTCGGTTTCCACAAGGTTTCAGTACACATGGGTCCTCCACTTGGGGGCGACAAAGACAAGCACTTGCTACAATATGGTTCATGTGTTCACTTTGGAAAGGTTCTGTGAATTGGCTCACAGCATCAGCGAGACTGAGCTGCGAGGAAGTGCAAAGCCACTTACACATCTGGCACTGGTCACCGAAGAAGCCgtctttgcacacacacagataattcCGTCTGTAACTCCGGCACACACCTCCATTAAGGCAGGGGTTGGATTCACACCCGTCctgctctgcacacacacatttacaaacacaaatgtagAATTCTTTTGTAGATCTGtataatatgtacagtatgttatcaTTTAtaagttatttaaaataatgcaaCACCTTGAACCAACACGGCACTTATTTCACAGCTCTGGCCTTTGAAGCCTTGTGGACAATGACACAAGTAGGAGCCAGGCTGGTTCTCACACGTTCCCCCATTCTTGCAGGGCTCCGACAGGCATTCATTTATGTCTTGAGGGAGAAGAAATGCAGATATACACATGTGCAGTATGTGGATTTACTAAAAGGTATTTCTGCATTTAATATTAGAAGCATTTGATCAGGCATGATTTGCTGTACCTGTCTGACAATGGTTTCCACTGAAGCCATCGCTACACTCACACAGGTAGGATGCTAACTGGTCTCGACATGTACCCCCATTGAGACAAGGCTGTGATAGGCACTCATTGATCTCTGTAATGACGGATAACAAAGGAATCAACATCAACCCCACTCTAATCTTAATTAATAAGTGGTTTTGGGGGTCATTAGAAGTTGTTTGTGCTCtgagtgtgtgtccatgtgttggTGTATGTAACAGACCCTCACAGATGGGTGGCTGGCTCCAGTCCCCCTGAATACCACAGATGCTCTGGGTGGCTCTGGGCACAGACGTGAAGCCTGAGTGACATATGTACGCAGCAACGGAGCCCGGTGTTGTAGAGGAGAACTTAACCTCGGCATGCTTCACTTGTGGAGGCGGCCCACAGCCCAGCTCTGAAATATGATGTTGATAATGTCAGCATGGCCACATGGTAACAAGAGATCACAAACCCTGTAGCTCATCCAGGAGAGACTAACGGTAACAGAGGTGTTTGTTTTCCATCCGGACTTTCTGTTTTCGTCCTCCTAAAATTACATCCAGCGTGCCATTGAGAACAGTGTTCAGACATGAAACA is a window of Thunnus thynnus chromosome 8, fThuThy2.1, whole genome shotgun sequence DNA encoding:
- the sned1 gene encoding sushi, nidogen and EGF-like domain-containing protein 1 isoform X4 — encoded protein: MVLVLRALLPCFCTLLSLDLLPGVEPAVPLKDFYPFGQDKGDSQTIAQDDGGSGLVEISVAFPFFGDRHTGLYVNNNGLVSFLREVSQFTPVAFPIARDRRVVAPFWADVDNRRAGRVFYRESLDPSILRRASSDVKTYFSEFPNFNATWVLISTWHRVTFFGGSSLTPVNTFQVVLITDGELSFTIFQYNNITWTTGMHASSGGNLAGLGGIAAQAGFNAGDGKRYFNIPGSRTADVVNVEGTTNVGYPGRWVFRIDNAHVEVGGCNNSASVCPHLRPCLNGGQCIDDCITGNPSFTCSCLAGFTGRRCQIDVDECASNPCQNGGTCKDGINSFTCQCPPGYTGIQCETDIDECKDRPCLNSASCVQGSGSFTCVCEPGYTGVLCETDINECESQPCLNGGECINQVANFTCICPATFTGALCETELLQVNSTEAENQTASCEEEDCKKQQICEYSSSGIYNCTCAPGYYGDKCEEECLCQNGGVCVDINGTCECPTGYTGLYCQFEVTQTPCSNSRPCPDGGPCLEYGGTYLCTCQTGGAEQENKDFYPYVQPQSVCDSSPCLNGGYCYERDGGYTCECKYGYWGKHCEKVRLNTCASAPCRNGGSCKEEAGSYRCVCPYRFTGKHCEVGKPDPCASSPCLNGGTCFHYIGKYKCECTEAFSGRHCEISRSSTHTSAELGCGPPPQVKHAEVKFSSTTPGSVAAYICHSGFTSVPRATQSICGIQGDWSQPPICEEINECLSQPCLNGGTCRDQLASYLCECSDGFSGNHCQTDINECLSEPCKNGGTCENQPGSYLCHCPQGFKGQSCEISAVLVQEQDGCESNPCLNGGVCRSYRRNYLCVCKDGFFGDQCQMLEDPCVLKPCGNRGVCRSDRRGNYNCDCKVGHTGKDCEKDLLPPSGLHVLRVEENEVELRWDEPEPSQSLVSGFAVTYAPLGRTNRKTDYLDRQQSTHVMRGLVPGQLYNISTISIKSNDMSQPATALIRTRPRRVEQLQVVNVSSSQVWLRWLVQAARHAAVSRVHVSLLPSDGSEAQTAVLNTSTTEYTFSSLLPAHMYTVDVLTQSGIRPDEFPSTSHSAGPLQFWTRPLPPQNLSLSHVTTNSALITWSRHPRNIPDGFVVNVTRGLNTRSRFLPNGKLGSYTLRELTPGQHYYVALTSVKNAGKEQIHSTPQHLAFSTLPMEARSARRERPTVTGQGSQVRRIPTPSQTSQDLGGTAETENSEELPRYTELIDRRGKITAKFTHLPRKVIRHRTKPEPPIRLERMEETTNKISLALEIQEEGLRTKPELPQDCRSLPCQNGGTCVNGGNSFVCDCAAGFKGRQCELGTKGHIECNRMFVIERFVNCRFPRKVRSTWKLIKGLSSLSCEKTS
- the sned1 gene encoding sushi, nidogen and EGF-like domain-containing protein 1 isoform X5, which gives rise to MVLVLRALLPCFCTLLSLDLLPGVEPAVPLKDFYPFGQDKGDSQTIAQDDGGSGLVEISVAFPFFGDRHTGLYVNNNGLVSFLREVSQFTPVAFPIARDRRVVAPFWADVDNRRAGRVFYRESLDPSILRRASSDVKTYFSEFPNFNATWVLISTWHRVTFFGGSSLTPVNTFQVVLITDGELSFTIFQYNNITWTTGMHASSGGNLAGLGGIAAQAGFNAGDGKRYFNIPGSRTADVVNVEGTTNVGYPGRWVFRIDNAHVEVGGCNNSASVCPHLRPCLNGGQCIDDCITGNPSFTCSCLAGFTGRRCQIDVDECASNPCQNGGTCKDGINSFTCQCPPGYTGIQCETDIDECKDRPCLNSASCVQGSGSFTCVCEPGYTGVLCETDINECESQPCLNGGECINQVANFTCICPATFTGALCETELLQVNSTEAENQTASCEEEDCKKQQICEYSSSGIYNCTCAPGYYGDKCEEECLCQNGGVCVDINGTCECPTGYTGLYCQFEVTQTPCSNSRPCPDGGPCLEYGGTYLCTCQTGGAEQENKDFYPYVQPQSVCDSSPCLNGGYCYERDGGYTCECKYGYWGKHCEKVRLNTCASAPCRNGGSCKEEAGSYRCVCPYRFTGKHCEVGKPDPCASSPCLNGGTCFHYIGKYKCECTEAFSGRHCEISRSSTHTSAELGCGPPPQVKHAEVKFSSTTPGSVAAYICHSGFTSVPRATQSICGIQGDWSQPPICEEINECLSQPCLNGGTCRDQLASYLCECSDGFSGNHCQTDINECLSEPCKNGGTCENQPGSYLCHCPQGFKGQSCEISAVLVQEQDGCESNPCLNGGVCRSYRRNYLCVCKDGFFGDQCQMLEDPCVLKPCGNRGVCRSDRRGNYNCDCKVGHTGKDCEKDLLPPSGLHVLRVEENEVELRWDEPEPSQSLVSGFAVTYAPLGRTNRKTDYLDRQQSTHVMRGLVPGQLYNISTISIKSNDMSQPATALIRTRPRRVEQLQVVNVSSSQVWLRWLVQAARHAAVSRVHVSLLPSDGSEAQTAVLNTSTTEYTFSSLLPAHMYTVDVLTQSGIRPDEFPSTSHSAGPLQFWTRPLPPQNLSLSHVTTNSALITWSRHPRNIPDGFVVNVTRGLNTRSRFLPNGKLGSYTLRELTPGQHYYVALTSVKNAGKEQIHSTPQHLAFSTLPMEARSARRERPTVTGQGSQVRRIPTPSQTSQDLGGTAETENSEELPRYTELIDRRGKITAKFTHLPRKVIRHRTKPEPPIRLERMEETTNKISLALEIQEEGLRTKPELPQDCRSLPCQNGGTCVNGGNSFVCDCAAGFKGRQCELGTKGHIECNRMFVIERFVNCRFPRKVRSEEQTKNNKEHLETD
- the sned1 gene encoding sushi, nidogen and EGF-like domain-containing protein 1 isoform X3, which gives rise to MVLVLRALLPCFCTLLSLDLLPGVEPAVPLKDFYPFGQDKGDSQTIAQDDGGSGLVEISVAFPFFGDRHTGLYVNNNGLVSFLREVSQFTPVAFPIARDRRVVAPFWADVDNRRAGRVFYRESLDPSILRRASSDVKTYFSEFPNFNATWVLISTWHRVTFFGGSSLTPVNTFQVVLITDGELSFTIFQYNNITWTTGMHASSGGNLAGLGGIAAQAGFNAGDGKRYFNIPGSRTADVVNVEGTTNVGYPGRWVFRIDNAHVEVGGCNNSASVCPHLRPCLNGGQCIDDCITGNPSFTCSCLAGFTGRRCQIDVDECASNPCQNGGTCKDGINSFTCQCPPGYTGIQCETDIDECKDRPCLNSASCVQGSGSFTCVCEPGYTGVLCETDINECESQPCLNGGECINQVANFTCICPATFTGALCETELLQVNSTEAENQTASCEEEDCKKQQICEYSSSGIYNCTCAPGYYGDKCEEECLCQNGGVCVDINGTCECPTGYTGLYCQFEVTQTPCSNSRPCPDGGPCLEYGGTYLCTCQTGGAEQENKDFYPYVQPQSVCDSSPCLNGGYCYERDGGYTCECKYGYWGKHCEKVRLNTCASAPCRNGGSCKEEAGSYRCVCPYRFTGKHCEVGKPDPCASSPCLNGGTCFHYIGKYKCECTEAFSGRHCEISRSSTHTSAELGCGPPPQVKHAEVKFSSTTPGSVAAYICHSGFTSVPRATQSICGIQGDWSQPPICEEINECLSQPCLNGGTCRDQLASYLCECSDGFSGNHCQTDINECLSEPCKNGGTCENQPGSYLCHCPQGFKGQSCEISAVLVQEQDGCESNPCLNGGVCRSYRRNYLCVCKDGFFGDQCQMLEDPCVLKPCGNRGVCRSDRRGNYNCDCKVGHTGKDCEKDLLPPSGLHVLRVEENEVELRWDEPEPSQSLVSGFAVTYAPLGRTNRKTDYLDRQQSTHVMRGLVPGQLYNISTISIKSNDMSQPATALIRTRPRRVEQLQVVNVSSSQVWLRWLVQAARHAAVSRVHVSLLPSDGSEAQTAVLNTSTTEYTFSSLLPAHMYTVDVLTQSGIRPDEFPSTSHSAGPLQFWTRPLPPQNLSLSHVTTNSALITWSRHPRNIPDGFVVNVTRGLNTRSRFLPNGKLGSYTLRELTPGQHYYVALTSVKNAGKEQIHSTPQHLAFSTLPMEARSARRERPTVTGQGSQVRRIPTPSQTSQDLGGTAETENSEELPRYTELIDRRGKITAKFTHLPRKVIRHRTKPEPPIRLERMEETTNKISLALEIQEEGLRTKPELPQDCRSLPCQNGGTCVNGGNSFVCDCAAGFKGRQCELVCQRVPHPCTRLLSETKSVPVWEGGVYHYLYKRTYRVQQDVCYREVCELPLPKKSQKHLETD